GCAAGGACCATAACTTTACATTAATGTGCCGCGATTTATCGGAGCTTTCTGTTTACGCGCGAGTCGACAATCAAGTTTTTCGATTGTTGAAAAATAACACGCCTGGTGCGTACACGTTCGTGCTGAAGGGAACCAAAGAAGTGCCTAAACGGCTCTTAAATCCGAAGCGTAAAACGATAGGTTTGCGTGTGCCAGAGCATAAAATTGCTCAGGCACTTTTGAGTGCTTTGGGTGAACCACTGATGTCGACGACTTTGATATTGCCAGGGCAAGATTTCGCAGAGGCAGATCCGGAAGAGATTCGTGACCACCTCGATTCGCTCGTTGACGTGATTATCGACGGCGGAAGAATTGGAGAACAACCCACAACGGTTATCGATATGGTTGATGGCCAAG
This genomic interval from Idiomarinaceae bacterium HL-53 contains the following:
- a CDS encoding translation factor SUA5, which produces MSEYIAIHPVDPQPRLIQQAVHLIRLGAVVVFPTDSGYAIGCQLENKDAVQRICRIREIGKDHNFTLMCRDLSELSVYARVDNQVFRLLKNNTPGAYTFVLKGTKEVPKRLLNPKRKTIGLRVPEHKIAQALLSALGEPLMSTTLILPGQDFAEADPEEIRDHLDSLVDVIIDGGRIGEQPTTVIDMVDGQVNILRVGQGDPEPFEF